The sequence CGCTCTCCGCGCTTTGAGCGTCCTGCGTGCGCTCGACAAGGCGTTCAGACTCACCGTCGTGGCCCGGCGACACGAGAACGAGAAGGGCAGTGTGCTCGCGGGCGCTCGCCTCGAACGACGTGGCCATCGAGGGCGACGTCGCTTCTGTCAGGCTGTATCTCGACCGCGCCTTTGCCACCGCGATCCCGCTGCGCGTCGGCTCGGGGACCCGCATCAAAATCCTCGAGGCCTGGGCGGCCGGAGCTCCCGTGGTCGCCAGCCGCATCGCCGCCGAGGGCCTGCCTCATTCGGACGGAGTCGATCTGATCCTTGCCGAAGGACCGG comes from Deltaproteobacteria bacterium and encodes:
- a CDS encoding glycosyltransferase, encoding MRSTRRSDSPSWPGDTRTRRAVCSRALASNDVAIEGDVASVRLYLDRAFATAIPLRVGSGTRIKILEAWAAGAPVVASRIAAEGLPHSDGVDLILAEGPAEFARALVRLWRDRRLADQLARQGARTVEPFTVEKIGEAVERDYRELLAIQGRQTQR